The sequence below is a genomic window from Salinispira pacifica.
GATGACTTGACTGTACAGTTCCTGAGTAGAACGGGGCACGAGAAACCCTGTTTGAATCCGGGAAGACCACTTTCCAAGGCTAAATACGAGATAGTCACCGATAGTGAATAAGTACCGTGAGGGAAAGGTGAAAAGAACCCCGGGAGGGGAGTGAAATAGAACCTGAAACCGTGGACCTACAAGCGGTCAGAGCAGACTTCGGTCTGTGATGGCGTGCCTTTTGTAGAATGGGCCTGCGAGTTACGTTATCAAGCGAGGTTAAGGCATTGAAGTGCCGCAGCCGGAGGGAAACCGAGTCTTAATAGGGCGACTAGTTTGGTGACGTAGACGCGAAGCCGGGTGATCTACTTATGGCCAGGTTGAAGCTGCGGTAAAACGTAGTGGAGGACCGAACCCTCGTCTGTTAAAAAAGGCAGGGATGAGCTGTGAGTTGGAGTGAAAGGCTAAACAAACCCGGAGATAGCTCGTTTTCACCGAAATAGCTTTAGGGCTAGCCTTGCAATAGTGTGCCGGAGGTAAAGCACTGGATGGACTAGGGCCTGTCACAGGGTACCAAATCCAAACAAACTCTGAATGCCGGTATATGTTTTGCGGGAGTCAGTCTTAGGGAGATAAGTTCCTAGGACAAAAGGGAAACAGCCCAGACCGTTAGCTAAGGTCCCTAAATAATACTAAGTGGGAAAGGAAGTGCAGCGGCGAAGACAGCCAGGAGGTTGGCTTAGAAGCAGCCATCCCTTTAAAGAGTGCGTAATAGCTCACTGGTCGAGTCGCTGTGCGCCGACAATGTAACGGGGCTAAGTATTATACCGAAGCTACGGAATCAGTAATGATTGGTAGGTGAACGTTCTCGAGGGCGTTGAAGGTGTTCTGTGAGGAATGCTGGAGCTAAGAGAAGTGAGAATGCAGGCATGAGTAACGAAAAGACGGGTGAGATCCCTGTCCGCCGAAAACCCGAGGTTTCCTAAGTAAAGGTCGTCTGCTTAGGGTTAGTCGGCTCCTAAGGTGAGGCCGAAAGGCGTAACCGATGGGAAACGGGTTAATATTCCCGTACCTCGTAATGTTTCGATGGGAAGACGCATGAGGTGAAGCCCGGCCGGGCGATGGTTGTCCCGGTCTAAGCATGCAAGCTGTTGATTGTCATAGGTAAATCCGTGACAAGAGGTGAGCTGCGAAAGCGAGTGGAGCTACGGCAAAGCGAAGCGGGTGTAGTCAAGGTGCCAAGAAATACTCTCTAAGGTTAGGCATTACGAGACCGTACCGAAAACCGACACAGGTGGGTGAGATGAATATTCTAAGGCGCGCGAGAGAACTCACGTTAAGGAACTCGGCAAAATGCATACGTAACTTCGGGATAAGTATGGCCTCTTTCGGATGTTAAAGTTTGCGAGAGGTTGCAGAGAATCGGCAAAAGCGACTGTTTACCAAAAACACAGGTCTCTGCGAAATCGTAAGATGACGTATAGGGACTGACACCTGCCCGGTGCCGGAAGGTTAAGAGGAGCGGTTAGCATTAGCGAAGCTGTGAATTGAAGCCCCGGTAAACGGCGGCCGTAACTATAACGGTCCTAAGGTAGCGAAATTCCTTGTCGGGTAAGTTCCGACCCGCACGAATGGTGTAACGACTTTTGCGCTGTCTCAACGTGAGACTCGGTGAAATTGAAGTATCGGTGAAGATGCCGATTACCCGTGGTTAGACGGAAAGACCCCGTGAACCTTTACTGCAGCTTGGCACTGAATCTTGGTCAGTCATGTGTAGGATAGGAGGGAGACTGTGAAATATGCACGCTAGTGTGTATGGAGTCATTGGTGAAATACCTCCCTTGGCTGATTAGGATTCTAACTGTGGCCCTGAAGCGGGTCAGAGGACAGTGTCAGGTGGGCAGTTTGACTGGGGCGGTCGCCTCCCAAAGAGTAACGGAGGCGCGCGAAGGTTCCCTTGCGCTGGTTGGAAATCAGCGTGTAAGTGTAAAGGCATAAGGGAGCTTGACTGCGAGACAGACAAGTCGAGCAGGTACGAAAGTAGGTCTTAGTGATCTGGCCGTGGCGAGTGGAAGCGCGGTCACTTAACGGACAAAAGGTACTCCGGGGATAACAGGCTGATCCTTCCCAAGAGTTCACATCGACGGAAGGGTTTGGCACCTCGATGTCGGCTCATCGCATCCTGGGGCTGGAGCAGGTCCCAAGGGTTTGGCTGTTCGCCAATTAAAGCGGTACGCGAGCTGGGTTCAGAACGTCGCGAGACAGTTCGGTCCCTATCTGCCACGGGCGTTGGATATTTGAGAGGAGCTGCATTTAGTACGAGAGGACCGATGTGGACAGACCTCTGGTGTACCAGTTATCGTGCCAACGGTAAGTGCTGGGTAGCTACGTCTGGAGGGGATAACCGCTGAAGGCATCTAAGTGGGAAGCCCTCCTCAAGATGAAATATCCCTCTATCTTAAAGATAGCTAAAGGGCCCTGGGAGACTACCAGGTTGATAGGCTGGAAGTATACGTGTGGTAACACATTCAGCTGACCAGTACTAATCGCCCGTGCGGCTTGACCATATTTTTCGGTGATTATTTAGTGCAATTAACGAAGCACGTTGAACAACAATGTTGTTCACTATCAGATCATTTTTCCCCAAGGCAGTGAAAACTGCCTTGATATGACCCTGCGCCGGGCCCGGCAAGACCGGGATAGTGCAGCGGTGACTTAAAACACAAGCAATTAAATTGCCTGGTGACAATAGCGAAGGTGTCCCACCCGTTCCCATTCCGAACACGGAAGTTAAGCCCTTCAGCGCCGATGGTACTGCGGTTCAAGCCGTGGGAGAGTAGGTCGTCGCCAGGCTTTTTTATATTTAAATAGCCACAGCGAAGCTGTGGATGATTAAATAGTAAGCCCTCCACAATCCCATACAGACAAACTGAGTAATCACTACAATATTGTGCTCAAGGAGAAATTATATGAGTACGATGCACAGCGCCGAGCAATGGCGAGAACTGGTTGAAGAGTTTTATTCAAGCGACACCTCCAGTCGAAAGTCATTCTGTCAGGAAAACGATATATCCTATTCAGCCTTTGGCTATTGGGATCGAAAGCTGAACGGTCCCGCAGTTCAGGAACCGGAAGAACTTCAGTGTGTCGAACTTCCCAGTCTGGGCGACCTTCGGACACTGGGCAGAATGGAAGAATACGAACTATACACAGAGGGATTGTACATGGACGTGCCCGGCAGCGATAGCCGGGTTCATGTTCGAGGCCGGATTTCTCTTTCCCGGCTGACGAGAATTGCGGCAGCCTGCCAGGGGGAGTGAAGATGTTTCACCTTGATCCTGCTGCACGGGTATGGCTGATTCCCGGGAAAACCGACATGAGAAAAGCTGTTAACGGGCTGTCGGGAATTGTCGCCCATCAGCTGGCGCTGGATCCCATGAGCGGGCAGTACTTCGTGTTCTGCGGTCGGCGTCGGGATATTATCAAGATCCTGTATTGGGATCGCAATGGCTACGGGCTGTGGTACAAACGGCTTGAAGTGGATAAGTTCCGGTGGCCCCAAACACCGCAGGAAGCCCGGGCAGTCAGCGGCGAGCAGTTGGGCTGGCTGTTATTGGGCCTTGACTGGGAACGCGCTCATCCGGTTCGCCGGTACTAACTCTTGCACCTTTAAAAGCAGCCATGCTAGTCTCTCGGTATGGAAGCCCGCGATCTGTTACAGATTATCAGGACACACGGCGCAAGCGCCCACGATTCCTCTGTGCTTGACGCAGCCGATCAACTTGAAACGGCTCTTGCTTCACAGAACCGCGATCTGACGACAGTTCACACCCTGCTCAGCCGGGAACAGCAAGAACATATCCTCACGAGGAAGCTGCTGGCCCAAACGCGGGAAGAGATGGCTCAAGCACGGGAAGAGATGGCGGTCCTGGAGGAAAAGCTTCGCATCGAACTTGCCCGTAGATACGGTAAGTCCAGTGAAAAATGGAAGCCTACCGAACTGGAAACCGCTCATCTCTTTACCGAAGCTGAAATGCTTATGGTACAACCACAATCTGAAAACCCTCTTGAGGAAGATGTGCCTCAATCTACCTCAAAACCGTCGCAAAACCAGAAGAAGACCGCCTCCCGGGGAAAGCGGGAGCGATTACCAGATGACCTCGAACGGGAAACGACAATACTCGATATCGCTGAGGATCAAAAGATCTGCAGTGAGTGCGGCCGGGAAAAGCAGCTCATTGGGAAAGAGGTAAGCGAGCAGCTTGAGATGAAACCCATCGAATTCTATGTAAAGCGGATCGTTCGCAAGACCTATGCCTGTAGCTGCGGAAACTGCGGGGTCGAGGCTGCAGCTGCTCCTGCCGCCGTATACCCGAAATCGATCATGGGAGATACGGTTATCGCTCAGGTGGTTGCATCAAAGTATTGCGATGGACTGCCGTTTTACCGCCAGGAGCGGGTGCTGCAACGAAGCGGGATCAGTATATCCCAGCAGACCATGGCACGGGCAGCAAGCCGTACAGCGGATGTCTTTGCTCCGCTGGTGGATCTGATCGGTTCAGAGCTCCAGCGCTACCCGGTCGTCTGCGCCGATGAAACGCGGTTGCGGGTCTTGAAGGACAATGGGATAAAAAAGGACGGGACTTCATATATGTGGGTGGCAGCCGGCGAGCGTGCCGGCCACCGTTTGGTTCGATTCTTGTATGAAGACGGCAGTCGCGGTGCCAATGCGGCACGGCAACTGATAGGCAATTTCTCGGGGACCCTCATGTGTGATGGCTACGGTACATACCCGGCTGCGGTCAGTGATCTGCCGATAACACTTGCTGCTTGTTTTGCCCATGTCAGACGGAAATTCAATGACGTACTCAAGGGGGATCGGCGAAATCCTCAGGCACAGGAAGCGATGAAGATGATTCGGGAACTGTATGCTATTGAAAAAGATGCATCCGGACTGGATAGCGAACAGATACTGTCCATACGTCAGAACCGGGCAAAACCGGTGTTCGATTCATTTCGCCTCTGGCTGTATGAAGAGGGGAAGCGGATTCCTCCCAAGAGTGCATTGGGCAGAGCCGTTTCATATTCGGTTAACCTCATCGATCGACTGGAAATCTACCTTTATAATCCGTCGGTCCCCATAGACAACAACCGGGCGGAAAACGCGATTCGCCCGTTTGTGGTGGGACGCAAAGCGTGGCTGTTTAATACTGAAAGTCACGGTGCAAAAACCTCCGCCGCCTTGTATACCCTTATTGAATCGGCCAAAGCAAATCATCTGGAACCGATGCACTACCTGCTCTTTCTATTTCGCTGCTACCAGCACTTTGGCGAACACGCTATGCCCTGGCAAAACCTGATTCCCGCCCCCAATCTGAGGGAGTATGCATCTGAGATCGGAATCAAATGGGGATTCGACTAAGTTCGTTGAATGGGTTTGTGGAAGGCTTACATTAAATATAAAAAAGGTGGAACCTGGCGACGACCGTAGCCAGGTGTTTGCAGAGCAAACACCGAAGGAAACGAGGACGTGCAACGTCCGAGTGGAGTCGTCGCCTATGCGTCCAGAGGAACCTCGAGCGAAGTCCCGAAGGGACTTTGCGGAATTGAGCGGACTTCGAAGAAGTCCGGGAGAAGGCTTTTTTATATTTAAATAGCCACAGCAAAGCGTAAGCGTCAAAGCCCTACACAATATTCCACGGCAACAGCGAATTCCAGTCGTTTTCTGATTCTGCCAGAGGAGCCTTATCGAACAGCTTGAGCAAATAGCTGTGAGGGTCTAGACCATTCGCTTTCGCTGTTTCAATAAGGGAGTACATGGCGCTTGAACTTTCAGCTCCGGTAGGGCTTCCGCTAAACAGCCAGTTTTTCCGACCCAGTACAAACGGCCGGATCGCCCGTTCACTGATGTTATTGTCTGGTGTGAGCTGCGGTGATTCAATGTAGCGGATCAGTTTCGGCCATTCATTCAGCGTGTATGAGATGGCTTTTCCCAGCAGCACTGAAGGAACAACCTGTTCTTTTCGCTTTTGCAGCCAGCTTAAGAATTTCGTAAGAACAGGCTCTACGGCTGCTTTTCTCTGTAACAGAAACTCTTCGTCTGTCAGTTCTTTCCCCCGCAGATCATGTTCAATTTTATAAAGCTTCGCAATGAAGCTGACCGCCTGGTTCGCACTTCCTGCCTTCTTTGCTGCCTTGGCTGCTTCCAGGAATTTCCGTCTTGCATGGGCAAAGCAGCTGACATGAATGATATCCGGGTGGTCTTTCAGGGCACTTGAATAGCCTGAGTATCCATCGGTCTGAAGATATCCTTCAAAGCCATCGAGAAACTCATGAATATGTTTGGAGGCTCTGGTCTGCCGGTACTGATACAGATAGGCAGGTTTATCCGGAGGACCACCCCGGGCAAGCCACATATATGACTTGGAAGTATTATCTCTGCCTTCTTCCTTCATTACCTGAACAGTGGTTTCATCCCGGATGCCTGGCCGGGCAGTAATCCTAAGGATTACAACCAGGCCATATGCATGACCTGGCCGGTCTTTATGTGTTTTTTGTGCAGCCTTATAAGCGGCTTGATTCGTTTATATGCAGAATTCTGCCAATGACTCATGTTTTGCCGGGAAATATGGATGCCGATACGCTCAAACCGGCTTTCCTGCCGGTAGTAGGGCAGATGATCCACAAACTTGTTTACGATTAAAAAAGCAAGAAGTGCGGGGGTGACAATGCTTTTATCGATAATTGCCGGCTGTACCGGTGCAATTCGGATGGCTGGCTTATCTTCATCGCCGGATCCTTCACACACATGGCAGGCATATTTGGGCCGAATAATTCGCTCAACCCACATCTTGGGGGGAATCACGTGAAGTTTTTCAGAGACCTCTTCACCGATTTTTACCATCCGACTTCCGCAGGCACAGGACTTTTCTTCTTCGCTGATATCTATGATAACTTCTTCCCGGTGAAGTGAATCATCAATTGCCTTGCGGCCGGATTTCTTACGGGTATGAGAGCGAACTGTTGACTGTGCCTGTTCATCTTCATCAAAGGGATCTTCTGCTGCGCTGCTGTCTGTCTCATCGAAAGGCAGCGGCTGAGTAGAGTCGGATTCCTTCTCACTGGTGCGTCCGAATTTTTGCAACAGAAGCAGCTTGTGCTCCTCTTCCAGGGCTGAATACTTCGCTTCCCAATGACGGTTATCTGTTTCAAGAGATCGAATGTATTGCTGAACATCTGTCGGAAGCGTTGCAATATCCATGACCTGAATTCTAGCATGGCTTTCAAAGAGAGTAAATTCTTAACCAGAAATTATTTAACCGATGAATATGACAATGGTTGGTGTGCATGCCAGAAATCGATCCCTTCAAGAAGCATTTTCAGTTCTTTATAGCTGATGGCGCGGGCAGCCTCATCATTCTGTGGCCAGGGGAACTTGTGTTTCTCAAGACGCTTTTGCCAGAGGCAAAATCCATTGCGATCCCAATAGAGTGCTTTTTTACGGCATCTTGTAAAACAGGGACGGCCACCGCCTGGCTTTGATCCGGCTTCTCTGAACTGATTTTTTCTTTCTCACCTTCAGGCTTTTGCCAACCTTTGCCATTTTCATGTCCAATTTACACTACCTTTGTTAAAATTCTGCTGTTTCACCCGTGTTTATATGTTAGAGCCTTAATAAGTGCACTGTCATGATGAGGGAGGTTGATTTTTGCCGATTTTTAGCCGAAATTTCCCAATTTTCCCGGTTCCGGCCTTGCACCCCTCGATTAATTTTCCACTATGTTTTCGTGTCAAGCAGCATCTCGCTCTTTCTTGTGTTCCTCCAGTGTTTTTTGATACTCGACGAGTTTTCGCCGATATAGTTCCTCCTTTAACCAGTGAAATCGTTCTCCCTGGAGTAACATCCGGCGCATCACGCCGCATAGCCGCCGGATCATCGCGATCCGCGCTCGCCCACTGCCGCGCCTTGCTTTAAGGTCCTCGTAGTAGCGCTCCCACCCGGGTGTTCCTTTGATCGTCTGGTAGATCGACTGCGTGAGAATCGTCCGGCTCAGTTTGCGTGACTCCCGGGTGATATGACCGGGACGACTCTTGCCGCCGGAGTCGTGACACCGCGGTACCAAACCGAGATAGGCGTTCATGCGTCGCAGGCTCGGGAACCGGTGAACATCTCCCACGTCGGCAAGAAAGGCGGAGGCGGTCAGCGGCGTGATGCCGGGAATGGTAATCAGAAGCCGGATCTGCTCATCCAGTGGAGCACTCGCCTCCACGATTCTCCGGCCGAGCTGCTCTTTCGATTCAGTGATAGTTCGGAGCAGATCAACCTGGATCTGCAGCGCGTCAACGATCACCTCTGAGAGGCGTCGATCAGCGAGGATCTCGGCGACGGACTCTTTCCCCTTGAACAATCGCGATCGGTCGTTCGAACTCACGGTCACACCATCCTCGGTGAGCACCGCCTGGATGGTGTTCTTCAGCATGCGAATCTGGCGATTAAGGAGGTTGTAGCTGGCGAACAGCCTACGCAGCGTACGGATCGTTTCGCTTGGCTTGTACACCGTCGGGATGCCGAACTCACCGGTGACCAGAAAGACCCACAGCGCCTTGGCCATATTGCGCGCATCCTGGCGATCGGTCTTGTTCCAAGAATCGGTGATGATGCGAAAGCGCATCGGATCGAGGATGTAGCAGGTAGCGCCGGTAGCCTCGACGCGGTCGGCCCAGTAGAAGCTTCCGCACGACGCCTCCATCACGACCGCGTCCTCTGGACCTAATTCATCGAGATACGCTTCCATCTGACATGACCGCAGAAACCGCGTCTCGCGCCCGTCGCGATCAAGCACAGAAACCGTCGAGTACTTCTTGTGCCGATCGATACCATGAAACCGTGTAATCATCGTCTCCTCCTCGTTATCCTGAAAGCAAGAGAGCAGAGTACCGATGTCGGTTATGCGTTCCATTCCACTATTGAGGTTGCATACCCGAGCAGGTTCCGAAGAAACCGACCAGGGCAGCATCGCCCGCCGGGCGTGCTATTCTGTTGGTACGGATGCGGTCGGTGGCCTGCCGGGGATGCATGGCGAGCAGGTTCCGGAGGCACCGACCAGCCAAACCTATCAACGTGGTCGCAACCCGCCGCAACGGGACGCCACAGAAAAGTTACAGGCCATCGACCGTCCTGATCTCTGCGCTTCCGGATTGCTTGTGATCAGGAGCAGTCTAACACCACCGACCGCAAAATGCGCCTAACCAACGCTTGACACGAAAACATAACAACCTATCATTTCGCGGATGAGTGCATCGGTTTTCGCAAACCTCCAGACCCCGGACCAACGGGTCGAATCCCCCCGGCCCGAGCGGGAGGTTACGGCGAACATGCAGGGCCGGGCGGAAATGAGGGAGGGGGCGTTTCAGGCCCTGTTTATCGGCGGAAACATCAGCCAGCTCAGCGACTCTTCGGGGAAGCTCCCCTTTTCCGGCGGTATTCAATCGAGGCTCATCAGTTCTCGGCAGGGCAAACAGCGGAACATCGAGTATCAGGTCGAAAGCGCCTTTGCCCTCGAATCCGCGGTGAGCCGGGGACTGCGCCAGACCCTTAAGCTAGCTGATGCCGAATGCCAGATAGCCGGCCGGATTGTCAATGACTACGTATTGATCGAGGACATGGCCGAACTGGTGATGGACTGTTATGTTCAGCATCCATGGATCCGGGAAGGGTATGAAATCGAACGCTACATTCCCCAGATGCTGGAGATATGGAATGATATCAAAGCTGATGAGATTATTGATCTGAGAAGCGGCAACTCCGACGGCAGCAGCCGGGCTTTTCGGTTCCGTCCATTGGATCTGACATTTGACGAAAACGGGGAGGCTCTCCTGCTTTTTCCCGGAATGAGCTGGATCCTGAACCGGGGTCCTTCGGGTCTCGTACTGGAGCTGATCCATGGCCGCCGGCAGAAAATCGATCTCCCTTCTGGGGCATTGATAACCCGCCGACGACGGGATCAATACGCATTGAGCTTTCTGCCCACCGGCGAGTACCGCAAGCCCACCCTTGACGGCCTCAACGGGCTGCTTGAGCATTACAGCCTGCGGCTCAAACCGAACCTGCGAAGCAGCGATGATTTCAAGCCCATGAGCCGGAAGGCCCAGGGGCATATCAGCCATCCTTTTGTGATTTATTACTGATATGCACCTCAAATAGAACAGTGCAAAGCCGCATTGACATAAGGTTTTAAGTTATGAGAATTTTCAATTGAAAACACCAAAGAGGTTATCATGATAAAAATCACCATAACGATTGTATTCACAATCATCGCAACGGGATTACTTCTCGTATCATGCGGTAGCGTGGAGGAAATAAATCCGCCATCAATATCCCTGGTTCGGGATGATGACCGGATGCACATCCTCGGAACCTTTCACGCGATGACCTATGAGATGTATCAGGGGATCATCTCCCGGGGAATTGATGTTGAGAATTTCTTCGATGAAGCGAGCATGTTTTTCTCAGAAGCCGGAGAGATATATATTACTGATGTGGAATACGAGCGAATCCGAGAGCTGATAACCGGTAGCGGAACAAACCGGCAGAGTGTGAGTGACATCGTCGGCTCCTGGGATACCGAAAGCCAGGTCG
It includes:
- the tnpA gene encoding IS66 family insertion sequence element accessory protein TnpA, giving the protein MSTMHSAEQWRELVEEFYSSDTSSRKSFCQENDISYSAFGYWDRKLNGPAVQEPEELQCVELPSLGDLRTLGRMEEYELYTEGLYMDVPGSDSRVHVRGRISLSRLTRIAAACQGE
- the tnpB gene encoding IS66 family insertion sequence element accessory protein TnpB (TnpB, as the term is used for proteins encoded by IS66 family insertion elements, is considered an accessory protein, since TnpC, encoded by a neighboring gene, is a DDE family transposase.); the protein is MFHLDPAARVWLIPGKTDMRKAVNGLSGIVAHQLALDPMSGQYFVFCGRRRDIIKILYWDRNGYGLWYKRLEVDKFRWPQTPQEARAVSGEQLGWLLLGLDWERAHPVRRY
- the tnpC gene encoding IS66 family transposase, with amino-acid sequence MEARDLLQIIRTHGASAHDSSVLDAADQLETALASQNRDLTTVHTLLSREQQEHILTRKLLAQTREEMAQAREEMAVLEEKLRIELARRYGKSSEKWKPTELETAHLFTEAEMLMVQPQSENPLEEDVPQSTSKPSQNQKKTASRGKRERLPDDLERETTILDIAEDQKICSECGREKQLIGKEVSEQLEMKPIEFYVKRIVRKTYACSCGNCGVEAAAAPAAVYPKSIMGDTVIAQVVASKYCDGLPFYRQERVLQRSGISISQQTMARAASRTADVFAPLVDLIGSELQRYPVVCADETRLRVLKDNGIKKDGTSYMWVAAGERAGHRLVRFLYEDGSRGANAARQLIGNFSGTLMCDGYGTYPAAVSDLPITLAACFAHVRRKFNDVLKGDRRNPQAQEAMKMIRELYAIEKDASGLDSEQILSIRQNRAKPVFDSFRLWLYEEGKRIPPKSALGRAVSYSVNLIDRLEIYLYNPSVPIDNNRAENAIRPFVVGRKAWLFNTESHGAKTSAALYTLIESAKANHLEPMHYLLFLFRCYQHFGEHAMPWQNLIPAPNLREYASEIGIKWGFD
- the tnpC gene encoding IS66 family transposase, whose translation is MVVILRITARPGIRDETTVQVMKEEGRDNTSKSYMWLARGGPPDKPAYLYQYRQTRASKHIHEFLDGFEGYLQTDGYSGYSSALKDHPDIIHVSCFAHARRKFLEAAKAAKKAGSANQAVSFIAKLYKIEHDLRGKELTDEEFLLQRKAAVEPVLTKFLSWLQKRKEQVVPSVLLGKAISYTLNEWPKLIRYIESPQLTPDNNISERAIRPFVLGRKNWLFSGSPTGAESSSAMYSLIETAKANGLDPHSYLLKLFDKAPLAESENDWNSLLPWNIV
- a CDS encoding IS66 family transposase, translating into MDIATLPTDVQQYIRSLETDNRHWEAKYSALEEEHKLLLLQKFGRTSEKESDSTQPLPFDETDSSAAEDPFDEDEQAQSTVRSHTRKKSGRKAIDDSLHREEVIIDISEEEKSCACGSRMVKIGEEVSEKLHVIPPKMWVERIIRPKYACHVCEGSGDEDKPAIRIAPVQPAIIDKSIVTPALLAFLIVNKFVDHLPYYRQESRFERIGIHISRQNMSHWQNSAYKRIKPLIRLHKKHIKTGQVMHMAWL
- a CDS encoding IS110 family transposase → MITRFHGIDRHKKYSTVSVLDRDGRETRFLRSCQMEAYLDELGPEDAVVMEASCGSFYWADRVEATGATCYILDPMRFRIITDSWNKTDRQDARNMAKALWVFLVTGEFGIPTVYKPSETIRTLRRLFASYNLLNRQIRMLKNTIQAVLTEDGVTVSSNDRSRLFKGKESVAEILADRRLSEVIVDALQIQVDLLRTITESKEQLGRRIVEASAPLDEQIRLLITIPGITPLTASAFLADVGDVHRFPSLRRMNAYLGLVPRCHDSGGKSRPGHITRESRKLSRTILTQSIYQTIKGTPGWERYYEDLKARRGSGRARIAMIRRLCGVMRRMLLQGERFHWLKEELYRRKLVEYQKTLEEHKKERDAA